From a region of the Chrysiogenia bacterium genome:
- a CDS encoding ATP-binding cassette domain-containing protein: MDALFSVEQLECEVGSRVRLAAPLQVRAGEILGIVGPSGSGKSIFLRALALLDPARIEGMRLGEDTPEKLGPAHWRAHVGYLPPAPALWGNPVREDFARVLALKAHAERDIQIEAAEELLGKLQLPGILDSDSARLSSGEKQRVALARMLWRAPSLLLLDEPTGALDPALRKSARELITSWVRESDTPRAALWITHDHTEARESCSRFLRVADALVSEVGPEDLA, encoded by the coding sequence ATGGACGCGCTCTTTTCGGTCGAGCAACTCGAGTGCGAGGTGGGCAGCCGCGTGCGGCTGGCCGCGCCGCTGCAGGTTCGCGCGGGCGAGATTCTGGGAATCGTCGGCCCCTCGGGCTCGGGCAAGTCGATCTTCCTGCGCGCGCTGGCGCTCCTGGATCCCGCGCGCATCGAGGGCATGCGCCTTGGCGAGGACACGCCCGAAAAACTGGGGCCCGCCCACTGGCGCGCCCACGTGGGCTACCTGCCCCCTGCCCCGGCGCTCTGGGGAAATCCCGTGCGCGAGGACTTTGCGCGCGTGCTCGCCCTGAAGGCCCATGCCGAGCGGGACATTCAGATCGAAGCCGCAGAAGAGCTGCTCGGCAAGCTGCAACTTCCCGGCATCCTGGATTCCGACAGCGCGCGGCTCTCCTCGGGAGAAAAACAACGCGTCGCCCTGGCGCGCATGCTCTGGCGCGCGCCTTCTCTGTTGCTGCTCGACGAGCCCACCGGCGCCCTCGACCCCGCACTTCGAAAGAGCGCCCGTGAGCTGATCACTTCCTGGGTGCGCGAGAGCGACACGCCGCGCGCGGCGCTCTGGATCACCCACGACCACACCGAGGCCCGCGAGAGCTGCAGCCGCTTTTTGAGAGTAGCGGACGCCCTCGTGAGCGAAGTGGGCCCGGAGGATCTCGCATGA